The genomic DNA tatcctctaggtatttgtgtgttattgtctaacaaacaaatagggggagattgtaagtcatatgtcatagacctatttgtatattcgaggattcaactcaactcaaataagaatgtaataagtaaatagtggatcgaccgtcagagagatctcgcaaagtaatatctgtcaaaggattcagagacaaggttcatctacagacttgaggaattaattcactggaagaagttcaagaaattgatcatgcctcagtgatataagtcaagatcgtggatttaatcaagtgacagagatctcgtcagggtatcaataaattacaaggatttaatctgaagaaaatcagagtgtcagagttaagacatgaagaaacgtcacggaagttagtcactcatgaaccagacagtacatcgagtgtcaacgttgaagtggtggaattgattcataattttcagtgattttcagaagatttgcagaagaatggttgctgctcaagactagaattaattctctattaattaattaagtcatctaatttaattaagaaaataaattatatctgcaaagaataatttatttattaattgaattaattgattaattaattctgaattaattctaggaattttaggaattttcagaagtttaattggattaaattcaagcattaaatcagcaagacaattgaaaatgaactagcatgacaatcaggattgtcataccgattgtcatgctaggccattttaaattgtctcaccgaaagttactataggagggtaattgtcttgctagttcattctgattgtcttgctagttcattcagattgtcttgctagttcattcaattgtcctaccgaaagtcatacaagcttaaaggattgtcattccaattcaattaactcagctgattgtttaaatagaagcagaggAGCAGCAATTATTTTTTAACTCAATCATTCAAACAGAAGTAAAAAGAACAAgaagagcagccgccttgaaacattttattttcttctctgcttacatcaagatcaaaattttagtttgttaatgttaaatccaaaccactagaattatttatcttgttcttgtgtaacaatctagcggatcaaaatccctagaacttaatctcaaatcgcgtttagcatttgattctaattattgcaaaaatagaaaaagttcatgtcgaatttattctaaatttgtgataattaatttgagattaattccttgtaatcgatacagttgttgtaacacctttcaagtttaataatatttttatttaacttgaattttgtttcacattttttattccgcatttaattcgattattcggtactgtttgtattcaacccccccttctacaaacacattgggacctaacaatacatactacacactactgtacatactaaataACCATAACAGCACTGCTCAGTATTTCCATCTCTGTGCCTCTagctcatggcaagtctggacctccaatctcctcaagcttctctagaacccacttagcccactccacaagaaaatcaggggtgatatccttatgagtagcctcagcaatcctcacagcagctgctctccgaaacacctggagcctctctctgagttGCCTCACACCattcccaacctctctggtacgcatgatatgtaataactcctgaatctgaccccgTAAGAATCattgctccataaggcaagcctcgaactgatgatatgggacaggataggaagagaactgaaaaggtataCTTGTAACTGAGTGACCAGTAAAACCTGAATCtgcaggtgggggtcctctgataggtggcctcatgcctgggggtggatagcctgcagtggtacgggctgccACATaagtggaggtaaaatagccaacactggtggaataacaggacgtggatctgaagatggtcctccaactgagggatctgagtgatcagctgatacagggatgaaagagtcggccatcgctgctatctgaaatcatatcgcaataataagaatctcgaaccacgacgcgaatcatactaatacatgttataccatcgcactcaacctctcgacgttctatctttctatctcctcacttctaatcctaaccctctacccattcccgtcaacctaggcttgtgtcagtgacttataacctgtagctctgataccaaacctatggcgccctccaaacccgggtaagaagtttggggtccacacacacacacaccttatttataacctgcttataacaatgataaagataataataatatgcagtgaccctacttaccaactaccacagatcataacaggttaaagtatgtacacaagccacacacacacatttatattacaaacgcccaaatcccaactattcaaacttaaaactgaatataaacattattacaaacttcataaacttaaactattccaaaagctgtaagctagcttaactcgatcaacctaaacccctagctctcgcactggattggggatcctcgctaccaatcgattccttcttaactgtaaaagaacataaacaacatcgcacaaatgagctaactagctcagcaagtcacattgacaagactgagaataatgatcatcaagtgaaaagagttaaggtatcaagtaaaaaatgaataatgatttagaattggatattatattttcattttaaaaactaaggttaggctgttgatcagtcacgcactaaccccgagcaaagcacacagctctgctctaattactggatccaaggcacacatgggcctaacttgaccaccaatctggtctgaccacgaatctggtccacaattttataaaacaatccaattctaacataataacataataaataatgtaaagtaATAAACAAAGTCATAAGCAATattggatgtccaataatgagatggtttcaatcttcacaaagaaACAATATGGAAATTTCAAAGAACGGTTATCGGGtgatgaaagaattggataataaaaggattaaagtttcaaggttataaggatttggtctttcaaagcataaggtacaatggtttgaatatgtaacCAATCTGATTGAGTGTTTGGTacttagtttgtatgtatttgtggagtagtatcatatatctgtggttcgtattcggttattcaacaatcaatagttcggaaagaataaggtttacggctcaaagatcaatagctgAAATCAAGATTTAGGGTTCATTGCtgcaaagcacttgcaatataaaataagactatcaattatctacaatatatctcgagaaggttcagaacacttgcctggtactagcttgttatacttcaccaatttccaatcacaatctcctactcctcgactatctgtttccctttcctatgtctTGCATCTTATTCTCAcatatcacaagtatctatcaatactcaactcatatgattctattcggtatacacttctatctacccttcgttttacccaaattcgaccgacggattgaaagttatgctaaaaacaagtaaacactgatcacGTAGTTCGACAGTCAAACAagcaagtcacatatagcacatagcacgtcaaacaatcaatgaaatttcatttataaggaagtctcgggtcataaacagtccttcgagtatttaatataatttttaaaacatttttcggagtcaaaacgggtcgttgggtcgattttaaagcaataaacagggttcggttggccaaatatggcttcaaaataattttataataattattgagccttgaaaataatttaaaataatattttaaagctccaaactatttttcggaatttttaaatcatttaaaaataattaaacccaattaaataattaattaaaatcaattaataaataattaaactaattaatcaattaatatttaaattaattgatcaattaattaattaattcttaattaaaattaattaaatagataatttagatttatttttgaattaaaaacaaattttagaattaaaataaatgatttttggaattttttaaaataaaatcaatttttgtaaatgaatttataaaagaaatctgatttttaaaagtttttgaaACAGAAATCAAATTTTTGCAAAGTTGGGAAACCttgggggactaaactgtaaaaATAAGAATTAGAAATTGATTTTACAGAAATTTGGATCAAAACCAGGTCAGGGACCGGGTCAGGATCCGGGTtgccgggtcgggaagaacactggataaacccagattccggtgacgCTTCCCGGATTCCGGTGACCTCCATTATGGTCCAAATCAACTTCGTTTGATCTGTTCTTTGATGCAAAACAATTATAATCGCTTCCAGAAACACAATCATTCAACAATCCACCAACAACAATTGCTCAGTCAAATTTTCTGCCAAAAACCGGCCAATACGCGAAGAACTCCGGCAAAAACTTCAAAAGACAACTTCGTGCTTATCATGAATCGTTTGTGATATGTGAATACATGATTCGATTGCAAATTTGATAAGGAACACAAAGCACCCATCAAGATCGACTGAAACCCCTAACAAAGATtcccccaaatcgaattgaaaacattcaaagcAATATACACCCTAATtctaaaattcgaaaatcaaactcaaaattaaacatgttattgaactccaaatcaagagtataatataccaaaatcatcaggaagacaaGCTCTATATAATGCAAGCATTAAATCATTtaaacaatcatccaaacaaaaattcatatttttaatttcaaaaaattcgAATATAAACAGTTGGATaaaaaatcacctgatgtttatggattgaaattgatgaaagatattgattctagatttcagtagcttcgttttgagtatatgtacgccacaatcggatatcgataacgcctccgaatttgagtttgattacgaagaacgaAATATGAATATAGTATTTTCTTTGTTTTATAAGGATTTTACtggtttgcaaatgattttcggtacggaaataattacggtaaaggctatttataattacggaaaattagtatctcgttggatcattccggatataaaatagtacgtttatttataaaaacagatccaaacggtaccggttttcgggataattattcaaatcagtacaatttgtaatgcggtcttggtctcagcgcctggttacacgtattacgaggtgataattgtaatagtttaattaaaagatcccgtttatcgaaaatacgagttttattgatttaccgaaatgaattttgtatcgaaaatattgcgccgggacccgcacaggataaaccgtacgccggatcgaaaaagtcgaaacatggaaaatgctcggaatattacaattaggttaggaaggagttctcggaagagtttcgggttataaaaatataaaaacgggtgacgtcggctggttcccgattatataaaatagtttataaatattcggaaaaagaatttataaaatccataaatttcctataaaatcataaattaacataaaaatatataggaaaatatgataattatctatattttattttggacatataaaaattaaaatactcaaattatattatttttaaacatccaaacacatataccacttaacaaataattcacagaataaatattgaacatgcataatatttatttattagaaaaaaaataattacacgatatatcccagatattacacctTGGGCATCAGTTCAGACAAGTCATTTGATCTAAATTCTGCCTGGCATAGTTTTATAGGCTTGTTTGGGAGTTCCTCAAGTACAAAAAGGGACAAACCTTTACCTAGAGGAGTAGCAAGTTTGCTTCTAACTTATGCACATTCTTATGCATAATTTTATATCTATATGCTTAGTGATTCTTATGGATCTTTAATTTTGATGTTCATTTTATGATATTGGCGGCTGCAATCGAAGATAGTAGTATCGATTTTGGTGATTTCTTTAAAGGACCATAGTACAAGTATGGACTTCTCTTTTTTGTCGTTGTGCCTGTTAAGATATTGAACTGTTTTGCTCAATTTTTATTCTTTTTGAAAAATTACTCAACATATTATGTGTGAAGTTAAATTTATCTTTGATGTAAGGCTTGTCTGTTTTGTCAGGCTTGCTCAACGAGAAACTATAATTGCGTTAATACATGCAGTTTTTTTAATTTTGATACCTTTAGCATTATGGAAAATGTGAACTTCTACTCAGAGAAATCTTTAAACTGCAATGTGATTCCATCACCATTTATTTGAATGAATGTTGTGTTTGATGGCTTAATTAAGCTTAAAATGTTTTGACATTCTACTTAAAGTATTCGACATGCCTTATCTAATGCGATATAACCCTTGCTAGATTTAAAGCTCAAGATTAGTAACAAGAAATTTAAGTTATGATCAAAATATTTAAGTTATAAATACGAAAAAGATATATTTTTACAAATTTGGTTAAGCTTTACACTTCTAGGTTGGAGAAAGACTGATCGTGTGAGCAAAGGGCACATGGTAAAGGACTGTCAAAGCTCCAACTGAGCTTATGATTTCAGTTTTTTGTGTTTGCTAATTTTCTGTGTGGTTGACCCTCTTGATATTATTAGGCTGGTCTTATTGGATTCACGTTTGTGCCGAGAAAGGAGACGAGACTGCCATAAATGGAGAAGAAGCAGTATATGAAGAGGCAGTTTGACTtaaagaaaattgaagatgatTAACTATTGCACATTTTGGTTTATATTGTTTTAACTTAAGACTGTGATAGTGTGTAAACtttaattttgttattttcgCTTAAGACTTTTGTATTTTTTTAGACTTGGTTTGTATGTTGATGTTGGAACAACAGTAGTAGTGGTAAACTGTTTTTGTATGgattaattgatggattgtatGTTGATGTTGAAACAACAGTAGTAGTGGTAAACTGAATTTGCAACTTTTTTACTCTATTGTAATATGGTCCAAAATTCGTTACCATAAGCCCTTATGGCAACGAGACCAAACATTACGCCTCATTTTTCAATATACGTTGCCCTAGACCCTATTGCAATAAATTTGTGCCATATAGCAACACTTTTTTAGGGTTGCTATTAGCAATCTATGGTATAGTGTATTATTTATGACTTTTGCTGTAAAATGAGATTAATTGGAAACTAAAAATTTTTACTAATTATCTTAGGTTTTCATTATGGTTACTATTCTTCATTTAATTGTATACATTTcgaataatttttcaaaaaaagtGAATAAAATTCCTATGTGATTTCCGTGTGTATAGTGACGATTCACTCTTATGAAGATGTTTTGAAAAATTCCCCTCGAAAGCTAATAAAATTTCTATGCGATTTTAGATGCGAATAATGACTATTAACTTTTATGAATGAATAATTCAATAATTTAGTTTAAGCCGGAGTTTTGAAATTTTAATAAGATTTATAAACACTGAAATATAACGTAGGTTGATAATTAAATAGTAAAAGATATATTCAGTATAACGTAATCAGACGCGCATGTACTTAATATCGCATAGAATAATTGAAAGGAAGCTCAAGTTTTTTTTGAGTGATCATTCATATAAAATTGTTCActaaataaaaatgaaattttttGTTAAAAACTCTTAATAATATTCGACGTAAAAAATAAGTTATTACAAAACTGAATATGAATAAGGTAATTTGAGTTTAAAATAACTATATTCGAACTAATTTTGTGATAATAGCTTCAGAAAATTTAGTGATTTGCGTTCAAATTTGGTaatttgtgaaaaaaaattgTTAATTTTGACTACTGTGATTCAGTAGATGATATAAAGTGTGATAATTTTATTTGTTTGGTGATTTTAATGACGGGGAAATGGAGTGATGATAATTATAAGCGGTGATTATTGTATCATGATGTTAACTGAAATTTCAATTATTTCAATTCAATCACTTTGATAAAAACAtaatatttttgatgatgatatgaCATGATAATGGTCGTGATAAAGTCACTGTAAGGATGGCATTAATAGTTGTGTGCATAGGTTATAGCAATGGTGTTGATatatacaattataaaataaaataattatatttaaatttagtGATTATGCTTTAATTTTATTGATTTGATCTTGAGTTCTTAGTTCTCACAAGGAAGTTCTCATTAGAGTAACTTTTTATATATACATGTGCGCGTGGtttttttgaagaattcaagaaATTTACTTTTATTGTTCGATTAAAAGAATGAATTTATAATTTACTTAAGCGATATTCCTAATACTATCATTGTACAATTCATTTTTTCATTTGGTGCATGAATTTCAAAATGATTGATATTATATGAATGAAATTGAAAGTACCCACGTATTAATTGGAAGTAAAATATTTCGCGGTGCAAAATAGAAAAATCAAATTGAGCAGGTTGTGTTCGATATATATACAACTCGTACAATCATAAATCTCATAACGcagagtaaagttctatggagtccacttttaattggagtcctcggagtccatatatgttctgcaagtaaaatatagcttaaaatattgcaaaacatattatttttcgacaaacatcactattctattaaaaatcttgtagattgcatacattttacaagcagaacattacaaaaatatattattctacaaaacatgtttagtttgcagaacataaatgttcatgttgcagaacatattgcagaacatatatattgtactgtaaatatatgagatttgcatgattttgttaaagttatgctatttgtgtgacatattttgcaaaataacacgttttacaagatattttatttgcagaacgtagatggactccgaggactccgaggactccgataaaaatgtggactccatagaactcaacCCTATGCATATATAGAGAGAGTATGAACAAGCATAATGAATGAACGTGAGTAACTGGTGATTGCCCGAGAAGAGAAAGGGACAGTTGCAAAAGGAAAGAAGAGAGAGACACATTTGTTTGTTGTGGGGAAGAAAATAATATGTCGTTATAACCATCTTTTCCTGAGTGTACAAGTTATTCCATACAATAATGTATCTATGAATGCATATGAAGGGCAAGGAAGTATATACATAGTGTTGTTGCAGACGTGCAGTAAGGGCTTTTTTTCTCTGCTTAGATTCCTTTTTTCCCCGTCCTCCTCCAGTAACAACTCAAAAGCAGATTCCTTTCCTTCTCCTTCTCTCTCCTCTCTCCTCCTCCTCACTGCTCTTCCACATTCTATCTATCCTTCTCTCTTCTCTAGGCACCTGGACCCCTCCTCGCTCCTGCTCTTTCCCCTTTCCATTtatcaaaccctaatttctcCTAACACGTTTCATTTTACATGTATTAAGCTAAGAGCATCTCCGACATATTTCACTATTTTGgtataaaaattatattattctTTCTCATATTCAATTGCACCTCATTAATACTAAATTTTACCCCATTTTTGTAGATTATTTTATTACTCAAGTATAAATATAAGGTTAAAAGTAATTAAGTGATGGGATACAAATAGAACAAATTTATGAGAATttacaaaaaatttaaaattttagtgTGCATCAAAATGGTGTAAAAGTAAATATTTAAAGTTGGGTTGTAGATTGTTTAATCCACTTTCATGAATATCTATTGTTTAGTATCTAATGCAGGAGCGTATGTACCATTTATGCACACAAATTTGGAGGTAACATGTGTCTTCAAGTGTCAGTCTCAGTCATTCACGACAAACATTCAAACTTATGCTGCATTATGATTTTGTGTTGGATTTGTATTTTAATAAATGGTCAGCGTGGTACGCTTGATTTCTAGTGTAAAATTTGGTAAAGAAATTCAATTCCAACTAGCTATTAGACACAAACCACATCCAAAAACAAGGTCAAATTAATAATTTTTTGTAACTTGAACTCAGAACTTTAGTTCTGTTGAAAGCCTCTAGTTTTTTTGCAAGAGTATAGTTACTTGTGCTCCCGTTTATCCATCACATGTGTAAACAAAGAGGAAGGCCTGTTAGAGtagttaagaaagaaaagaagaattAATTGTAAGAACACACCAACCGATCGTCGCACTATCAATTAATCTTGCGAAATTAATAGTGCCATTAAATTTATCATGAATCCGTACACAAGTGGATGAAACCTCTAAACATCAAAACCAGACTAAATAGAAAAAAGAAGAAGGGGATGGCAGTTAATCAGGAAAACAGAAGGTTGGGGGGGGGGGGATAGAGAATGGATTAAATCAATCTAGCTGGAGTTGATACATGTGaatgaatttaaattaaaagtGAAGAAGTTGAGCAGAGGTACATTTGGGGCAAAGCTGGACCTGTTTAGGGACCATGAAGTACATTAGACACACCTTGCACCCTGCCACCACAAGTACTTGCCTGCTTCGTTCATCTTTACTATTCCTCTCCTCATCACCCACATTTCTTGATATTAATGATGATGACGAAGAAGCTGATTCTGCTTCTGCTTCTGCTTCCGGTGGTGAGTATACTTCACTCgagctgctgctgctgctactgtcatcttcttcttcatcatcttcttcttcttcttcatcatcatcatcatcttcttcttcttcttcttcagtgtAGTAGCTATCGTAATGATGATCAAGAATCATTCCTCTGTGACTCATCCGTGGATCCTCTTTAGCTTTCATTCCGGTCCTCCAGTTTATGTAATATATTTCCCCACTCTATCAATTATAAACCACAACATATATATAAGGGACAATCATCAACAATAATTAATTACAAACATAAATACCCACCAGATAAATATTCTTCATAGggttaaataaaaaaaataacatACAAACATCCAAAGAAACTTTTGAATGAAGCATAAATTAGTAATAAAATCTTTAGATTCGGGCTTGGTTAACCACATTACATGCTTCGATCTCTAAAAATAAAATCTTATAGTTTCCGAAAAGTATGTTGATTAAGCTACATTAATCCTCTTCTTACTCACATCATGCAGTTAAAACTGGTGATTTTTCAAGTTAATCGGGAGGTAACAGTACTCAAGGACGTCTCTAATTAAATCAAAAGTCTGGCTACTTTTTaagaaatgcaagaaaaactTTAACAAACCAGACATACACAGTTCTGAGATGTCGTTGGTCAAAAAACAAAGGTACAATATAGTATGTGATAGCAAAAGAGACTTTATGTATGAGTAGGTATAAGTAATGTACTACCCCCAGGAGAGATTTGGGAATTAAATGCACAAGTAGCCGTTTTACTCACAATTATGGAAAATACATGCGAACAATAACATATTAAAAATTAAAGACAAAGGGCTTGAAGCAACAAATAGATTCTACAATAAACTTATAAGCTGCTAACCTTTAGATCGAGGCATTGTTCCCATTGGTAAGGAAGAGAGATATGAGAATTGAGGTCCAAGGCAGCGTCGTGGTCGCGGTGAGAATAATAATTAAGTGAGGAATTATTCGAAGAAGAGTATAGGTAGTCACGATGATTCCCGACCGAATTCGACGCTGGGTTTCTTGTTCTACCAGAATCATCAACTCTTCGGCTGCCGTTGCTGCCACGGCTCTGATGATGATGGTTGTTTATGGAGCAGTTTTGGAGAGATCTTTCTAGGGAAGCCGTGATCGTAGCCATGTTTGGACCTGACGACATAttctttttttaaaatttcttgGTACAAAAAAAAACAAGTTAACAAATCTGATGGAAACTAATTAAATTCCATCCGGAAGTGTACAAATTTCTATCATTGATGGGTGTATCTATCTTCTATCTATGTGTAATATATGGAATGCTAGATATATAGCTAATGAGGGAAGAAGGTAGAGAGGGGGAAGGGTTGAGAATGATATATGTAAAGAATATTAGGGAAAGCTTGAATTTGACGAGTTCAAACAAAAGCTAAGCAGCTCACGCTTTATTTGAGGGGTGGTTGTACTATACTCCTATTAGATTATACACAGGTTTCTCTGCATAAGATAATGCTCTCTCCTTTTCATGAAAGCTgacttgttttttttttaattattattgtattactttttatatattttttttaaaatatacaGTAACACTTAAACTAGGCATAGATTAAGAATAACGAATGGTGGAATATATTACAAAATATTTGTGATAAAAATTTTATTAGTTGACTTCCAAAAGCAATGTTAGCACGACGGACATGACCACGATCCCCCCACTATAACCAACTTAATGCCAACTTTAGACTTTAGCCCAGCTAGATGAAACTCACCGTGTCATATAATCTCAAAACAAATTTCAGTGTAATATGATTGATTTGACTGTAATTTTGATTGAGTGAGCCCAATTTCGAGTAAAATGTAATTCAAGCTGAAGCTCAGGGGAAAGAACGGATCGATCGAGCTGAAccttatataaaattttaatgaaAAAATGGGAGTAAATCAGCAAATATGGTTTTAAATATCTACTCGTTAAttctatactatattattataaacagATATCATCTATTTGATAGTTGGTCGGTTGTGCGGTACAGTTGTTTGATATAATAAATAACAGCTGTTtcagatagatagatagataggaaccgttaaatataataataaaataatatcatattaatatttaaactacTCTCGTAGATTCAGGATTCGAATTTTGTCAATAGCTGactatatttaaatttttatattctttatttttaacaatttttacAGTTTTAAGGTGCGAGTCCCgtgaaaaatatattatatattttattatttattttcaggtaagtctcaaattatcataaaatatatattgttataacttatcacatttttcaatttatttttcaattataaaatatattattaaatattcGAATGTTAAAAACAATCCGTGCATTGCACGGATCGCACGACAGTACTAATTAATTTCCATAAGGAAGCATAAAACCATGTTTAAACTACAAGTCACAACTACATCTCTATATTCATGTACATATTTACTTGATTCCTTGTTGTGCTAATACCAACATTTTATCGATTTATTTATACtatttatactatattattatattaaaaagaaaacattgaaattataattatatttaacataaaacattataattaataatttaatattcACAATATGTATAATGATCTCGGATCAAAATGAAATAATACATACTATACCCTTAGacaaaaaatattatattattaaaacggtttaaattgaaattaaaatataattcGTTGGAAGGTATAACGTCTCGTAATAAAAGAATATAATTTACACTATTCATATGGTttaaacaaaattataatattgaTACGGGCTAAAAAAATCAAAAGTATTAGTTAGCTTTGTTGCATCGtactaaaataaaataacaaataCCACTGACGCAGTTAAAAAATAATATGATATTGCACCGatctaaaacaaaattaaaattgaaaGGTAATTCTCTGGTCAATATAATGATATCGGTCAAAAACAAACTAATGTATATTATTC from Apium graveolens cultivar Ventura chromosome 5, ASM990537v1, whole genome shotgun sequence includes the following:
- the LOC141659081 gene encoding protein CURLY FLAG LEAF 1, with amino-acid sequence MSSGPNMATITASLERSLQNCSINNHHHQSRGSNGSRRVDDSGRTRNPASNSVGNHRDYLYSSSNNSSLNYYSHRDHDAALDLNSHISLPYQWEQCLDLKSGEIYYINWRTGMKAKEDPRMSHRGMILDHHYDSYYTEEEEEEDDDDDEEEEEDDEEEDDSSSSSSSSEVYSPPEAEAEAESASSSSSLISRNVGDEERNSKDERSRQVLVVAGCKVCLMYFMVPKQVQLCPKCTSAQLLHF